In Candidatus Accumulibacter cognatus, the genomic window AACTGGCGCCTGTGGGGGCCGTACCTGGCCGAGCGCGCCTGGGGCACGGTGCGCGAGGACTACAGCGCGGATGGCAACGCCTGGGGATACCTCGATCATGACCAGGCGCGCGCGCGCACCTACCGCTGGAATGAAGACGGCATGGGTGGCATTTGCGACGAAAAACAGCGCCTGTGCTTCGCCCTTGCGCTATGGAACGGCGAAGACCCGATTCTCAAGGAACGTGCCTTTGGACTGACCGGCAACCAGGGAAACCACGGCGAGGATGTCAAGGAATACTATTTCTATCTCGACGCTACACCGTCGCACAGCTATCTGCGCTACCTCTACAAGTACCCGCAGGCCGCCTATCCCTACGCGCAACTGGTGGCGGAGAACGGCCGCCGCAGCCGCCAGGATCCCCCCTTCAACCTGCTCGACACCGGCGTCTTCAACGAGCAGCGCTACTGGGACGTGGAGGTGCGCTACGCCAAGGCCTCGCCCGAGGAGATTCACATTCGCATCATCGCCAGCAACCGCGGACCACAAGCCGCGACGCTGCACATCTTGCCGACGCTGTGGTTCCGCAACACCTGGTCGTGGGGCGCCGGCGTAGACGATTGGGGCGCCCCCAAAGCGGTGAGCAAACCGCTGCTGGCCGCAGTCCCCGCGCCCAGCGGTGCGCAGTGGGCCGTGCGTGCCGACGACGAGACGCTGGGCGCCTACTTTCTCTACGGCCGGCAGCAGGCCGAGCCGCTCTACACCGAAAACGAAAGCAATGCCGAACGCTTGTGGAACCACCCCAATGCGACGCCCTATGTCAAGGATGCTTTCCATCGTTACGTGGTCAACGGCGAACTGGCGGCAGTGAATCCCGCCCGGACCGGCACCCGATTCGCCGCGTGGCACGTGCTGACCGCGGCTGCCGGAGAGACGGTGAGCATCGAACTGACGCTGGTGCGCGGCGAACTGCAGGCGCCATTCGACCAGGAGGAGGAGGTCTTCGTCCAGCGCGAGGCCGAAGCGACGATCTTCTACGAGGACCTGCAACCGCACTGCAGCGGAGAAGACGCCCGCATTCTGCGCCAGTCGCTCGCGGGCATGATCTGGTCGAAGCAGTTCTTTCACTTCGACGTGGCGCGCTGGCAGGATGGCGACCAATTGCCGCCACCGGCCAACCGCAAACACGGACGCAACCGCACCTGGCGGCACATGAAGGCTGCCGACGTCATCTCCATGCCCGACAAGTGGGAGTATCCCTGGTTCGCCGCCTGGGACCTGGCGTTTCATTGCGCTGCGCTGGCCCTGGTGGACGTGGACTTTGCCAAGGATCAGATCGAACTGCTGCTCAAGGAGACCTATCTGCACCCCAATGGACAGATCCCGGCCTACGAGTGGGCGTTCAGCGACGTGAACCCGCCGGTGCTGGCGATGGCAGCGCTTAAGGTCTTCCGCACCGAGCGCGTGCAACGCGGCAAAG contains:
- a CDS encoding glucosidase — protein: MKANEILNSERQRLEAQHDGRENWRLWGPYLAERAWGTVREDYSADGNAWGYLDHDQARARTYRWNEDGMGGICDEKQRLCFALALWNGEDPILKERAFGLTGNQGNHGEDVKEYYFYLDATPSHSYLRYLYKYPQAAYPYAQLVAENGRRSRQDPPFNLLDTGVFNEQRYWDVEVRYAKASPEEIHIRIIASNRGPQAATLHILPTLWFRNTWSWGAGVDDWGAPKAVSKPLLAAVPAPSGAQWAVRADDETLGAYFLYGRQQAEPLYTENESNAERLWNHPNATPYVKDAFHRYVVNGELAAVNPARTGTRFAAWHVLTAAAGETVSIELTLVRGELQAPFDQEEEVFVQREAEATIFYEDLQPHCSGEDARILRQSLAGMIWSKQFFHFDVARWQDGDQLPPPANRKHGRNRTWRHMKAADVISMPDKWEYPWFAAWDLAFHCAALALVDVDFAKDQIELLLKETYLHPNGQIPAYEWAFSDVNPPVLAMAALKVFRTERVQRGKADLNFLARVTHKMLMNYTWWLNRKDAEGNNVFEGGFLGLDNISVYDRSQPLPAGYSLKQADSTGWMAMFALNMTVMALELAAEMHDYEDVAIQCYEQFMAIANSIAGHSQTGLSLWDDEDQFFKDLVVGPDGQSRHIDVFSWVGLIPLFAVEVIDQRLLKNVPRFHAALVGHYRGTFNGHKVAHCPIQSNVREEHLLSLLGPARLKAVLRRVLDERQFLSPFGVRSVSRVHAEQCDLGTLPGIGQALIEYVPGESNSGLFGGNSNWRGPIWMPTNYVLVQAIEKFHRYYGDSFLVPAPCCEGGQSTLKEAAKLISERLVNIFRRTPDGRLPAFPAGSPFHGDPHWRDLLLFHEYFHGDTGQGLGAMHQTGWTGLVANLVERRYRVDIPAFWRQQLEAVEARQPETAEQV